Proteins encoded in a region of the Campylobacter sp. MIT 99-7217 genome:
- a CDS encoding amino acid ABC transporter permease, with product MLRDFLAPFIDEQSTNPFAVSKFVSTLEHAEYFLSGFAYTLSVSFLALAIALIFGTIGGVMATSKSKILRAYTRIYVEIFQNTPLVIQIFFLYFALPPLGIHLDVFLVGVLGVGAYHGAYVSEVVRSGIQSVPKGQFEAASSQGFTYVQQMRYIIVPQTIKIILPPLTNQMVNLIKNTSVLLIVAGGELMYQADIYAGDSLNYAPAYIIAAILYFIICYPLAYFAKFYEDRLKKAHLAR from the coding sequence ATGTTAAGAGATTTTTTAGCTCCGTTTATTGATGAGCAAAGCACTAATCCTTTTGCTGTTTCTAAATTTGTAAGCACCTTAGAACATGCGGAGTATTTTCTTAGTGGCTTTGCTTATACCTTGTCGGTAAGCTTTTTAGCCCTAGCTATAGCTTTGATCTTTGGTACTATTGGCGGGGTTATGGCTACAAGTAAGAGTAAGATTTTACGAGCTTATACTAGGATTTATGTTGAAATTTTCCAAAATACTCCTTTAGTCATACAAATTTTCTTTTTGTATTTTGCTTTGCCACCCTTGGGGATACATTTAGATGTGTTTTTGGTCGGAGTTTTAGGCGTTGGAGCTTATCATGGTGCTTATGTTAGTGAGGTCGTAAGAAGTGGGATACAATCAGTTCCTAAAGGACAATTTGAAGCCGCAAGCTCTCAAGGCTTTACCTATGTGCAACAAATGCGTTATATCATCGTGCCTCAAACCATAAAAATCATCTTGCCACCGCTTACAAATCAAATGGTCAATTTAATCAAAAATACCTCGGTTTTACTCATAGTCGCAGGAGGAGAGCTGATGTATCAAGCTGATATTTACGCAGGGGATAGCTTAAATTACGCTCCAGCTTATATCATCGCTGCGATTTTGTATTTTATCATTTGCTATCCTTTGGCGTATTTTGCAAAATTTTATGAAGATAGACTTAAAAAAGCTCATTTAGCGAGGTAA
- a CDS encoding amino acid ABC transporter permease, whose protein sequence is MENVFNIQNLEFLFKGLVLSLIIALATCVISVILGTFLAITRNYGDKISRKLAAFYVEVFRNSPLLLWMLAAVFVLPSFFPLPSFISNDYASAFWGTIGFSLYTSSVMAEIIRGGLNSVPKGQFEAAYSQGFSSFFTLFYIILPQAFRKAIPSMLSQVVTTVKDTSFLAGLQIAELTYQSKILLAQLKSFEEILAMLALVATIYFVICFFLSVLVRYYEKKTAYAF, encoded by the coding sequence ATGGAAAATGTTTTTAATATACAAAATTTAGAGTTTTTATTTAAGGGTCTTGTTTTAAGTCTTATCATCGCCCTTGCAACCTGTGTTATTTCTGTGATTTTGGGAACTTTTTTAGCAATCACTAGAAATTATGGGGATAAAATAAGCAGAAAACTTGCCGCTTTTTATGTTGAGGTTTTTAGAAATTCTCCTTTACTTCTTTGGATGCTGGCTGCTGTTTTTGTTTTGCCTAGTTTTTTTCCTTTGCCGAGTTTTATTAGCAATGATTATGCGAGTGCTTTTTGGGGAACTATAGGCTTTAGTCTTTATACAAGCTCGGTTATGGCAGAAATCATACGCGGAGGTTTAAACTCAGTTCCTAAAGGACAATTTGAAGCTGCTTATTCTCAGGGCTTTTCTTCCTTTTTTACGCTTTTTTATATCATTTTACCACAAGCTTTTAGAAAGGCAATTCCTTCCATGCTTTCTCAAGTTGTCACCACTGTCAAGGATACCTCGTTTTTAGCAGGGCTTCAAATCGCAGAACTTACTTATCAATCAAAAATTTTGCTTGCTCAATTAAAAAGTTTTGAAGAAATTTTAGCTATGTTGGCTCTTGTTGCTACGATTTATTTTGTGATTTGTTTCTTTCTTTCCGTGCTTGTGAGGTATTATGAGAAAAAAACAGCTTATGCTTTTTAG